Proteins encoded in a region of the Vitis riparia cultivar Riparia Gloire de Montpellier isolate 1030 chromosome 7, EGFV_Vit.rip_1.0, whole genome shotgun sequence genome:
- the LOC117919045 gene encoding uncharacterized protein LOC117919045, with product MATGDCNKEFSTDYILLEPEKLNFYELIRILFPGDIEKRKFVDCQEGAESNFERRWIIFISISAQKFLQFVAKPLSWFGSAFETGLNLSSANGGFGMLLLNCLRGNIQWPDKTSPTFSSFNGHLDKRVELDESIKPGDSKYYAALTMMSSKISYENKAFIKTTVEDQWKMEFLGSFDFWNDYQDKATTQAFVLHDKTVDSDTIIVTFRGTESFDADAWCTDFDISWYEIPGVGKIHGGFMKALGLQKNLGWPKEIEQDDSHPPVAYYAIREMLRERLQANDQTKFLVTGHSLGAALAILFPAILALHEETWMLERLRGVYTFGQPRVGDPKFGEFTTEQLKEHNIPYFRFVYGNDLVPRLPYDNKALMFKHFGTCLYYNSFYEGKIVAEEPNKNYFSPLMAIPKTMNAVWELIRSFIIGHSKGKDYTEGWFLRAFRVLGLIVPGVSAHGPQDYVNATRLGSSALFLPHQIPTE from the exons ATGGCTACTGGCGATTGCAACAAGGAGTTCTCCACCGACTACATATTGTTGGAACCggagaaattgaatttctaTGAACTCATTCGCATCTTGTTCCCGGGTGACATAGAGAAGAGAAAATTTGTAGACTGCCAAGAGGGAGCTGAGTCGAATTTCGAGCGTAGATGGATCATATTCATCTCCATCTCGGCACAAAAGTTTCTGCAGTTTGTGGCAAAGCCATTGTCATGGTTTGGATCAGCGTTTGAGACGGGGTTGAACCTTTCCTCCGCTAATGGCGGCTTTGGCATGCTCTTGCTCAATTGCTTAAGAG GGAATATCCAGTGGCCGGACAAAACATCGCCGACTTTCTCATCGTTCAATGGACATCTAGACAAGCGAGTGGAGTTAGATGAAAGCATCAAACCAGGAGATAGCAAATATTATGCAGCACTAACTATGATGTCTTCTAAGATATCTTATGAAAACAAAGCCTTTATCAAAACTACAGTGGAAGATCAATGGAAG ATGGAATTTTTGGGATCTTTTGATTTCTGGAATG ATTATCAAGATAAAGCTACGACACAAGCATTCGTACTTCATGATAAAACTGTCGACAGCGATACAATTATTGTAACCTTCAGAGGTACTGAATCATTCGATGCAGATGCATGGTGTACCGACTTTGATATCTCTTGGTATGAAATCCCGGGTGTGGGAAAGATTCATGGGGGATTTATGAAAGCTCTAGGCCTACAAAAAAACCTAGGTTGGCCTAAGGAAATTGAACAGGATGATAGTCACCCGCCGGTGGCATACTATGCCATTAGGGAAATGCTGAGGGAACGCCTGCAGGCAAAcgatcaaacaaaatttttagtgACTGGTCACAGCTTAGGGGCGGCACTGGCAATCCTCTTTCCGGCAATTTTGGCATTGCACGAGGAGACATGGATGTTGGAGAGACTGCGGGGCGTTTATACATTTGGACAACCCCGGGTTGGCGATCCGAAGTTTGGGGAGTTCACGACAGAGCAGCTTAAAGAGCACAATATTCCATATTTCAGGTTTGTTTATGGTAACGATTTGGTGCCTAGGTTGCCCTACGATAACAAGGCGCTTATGTTCAAGCACTTTGGAACATGCCTCTACTATAACAGCTTCTACGAAGGAAAG ATTGTTGCAGAAGAACCAAACAAGAACTACTTCTCTCCATTGATGGCCATACCCAAGACCATGAATGCCGTGTGGGAGTTGATAAGAAGCTTCATTATTGGCCACTCAAAAGGAAAGGACTATACAGAAGGATGGTTCCTCAGAGCCTTCAGGGTGTTGGGACTCATAGTCCCAGGTGTATCAGCTCATGGACCCCAAGATTATGTCAATGCTACTCGCTTGGGATCCTCAGCTTTATTCCTTCCACACCAAATCCCAACAGAGTAA